The Halarchaeum grantii nucleotide sequence GGGCGCCGGCGACGAACCCCTCGACGGCGTTCGCCGTCGCCATCCCGAAGTCGTCGTGGGCGTGGACGTCCACGCGCGCGTCGGTGTGCTCGCGGACGAAGCGCACGAGGTCCGCGAACCGACTCGGCGTCGCGACGCCGACGGTGTCGGGGATGTTCACCCAGTTGACGCCGACCTCGTCGACGGCCTCGAGTATCTCCTGAAGGTACTCGGGGTCCGTCCGGGTGGCGTCCATCGGGGAGTACATGACTTCGACGCCCGCGTCCGTCACCTGCTCGACGGCGGCGACGGAGCGCTCGACGACCTCCTCGCGCGTGGCGTGCATCGAGTCCTCGATCTGGACGTCGCTGGTGGACGCGAAGACGTGCACCAGGTCGACGCCGGCGTCGAGTGCGGCGTCGATGTCGGACTCGACGACGCGCGCCAGCCCGCAGGTCGTGGCGCTCGTGTCGGCCGCGATGTCCTGGACGGCCTCGAACTCCGCCTCGGAGTTCGCGGGGAAGCCCGCCTCGATGACGTGGACCCCCATCTGGTCGAGCAGCGCGGCTATCTCGCGCTTGTCGTCGTAGTCGAACGACGTGCGTGGCGTCTGCTCGCCGTCTCGGAGCGTCGTGTCGAAGATCCGTGCGTCGTCGATCTCGTCGTTATTGTGGGCTAAAGTGCCCTGGAAGAACCCGTTCCCCCGGACTCGCACCGGGAATGTCGTTGGATGACATCGTGTACGTTCGTCCAGACCTGCCAGCCATATAAGAGTGTTCATCGGTCCCGATACTGCCCCGCCCGAAACCCGCCGGACGGCCCCGAGAGCCGCGAGACCGCCCGATGGGAGAGCCAATAAGGCCGTATTAGGAGATACCCACACCTCATATGTCGACAGTGAGGGGGACCACACGCGGCCCGCGGGGGTGGTCGAACGTGGAGGTGTCCGGTCACGTGGCGGGCCGTTCTGGACGAACGCCGAGTGCGTCAGACGACGCCGAGCGCGACGCTGGCGGCGAAGACGGCGAGCGCGCCGACGGCGGTGCTGGCGACGGCCTGCGTGCGGAGCCGGTCGAGGAGGCCGTGGTCGTGGCCGTCCGCGTGGCGCGTGACGACGTCGTGTATCTCGCCGCCGACCTCGCAGTCCGGGAGGAAGTCCATGGCGACGTGGAGGAAGACGCCGGCGGCGAACCCGAAGACGACGGCGTCGACGGCGGGGTCGGCCGGGATGCGCAGGAGGCCGACGGCGACGGCGGCGATGCCGACGCCGGCGGCGGGCAGGAGGAGCGGGAGGACGGAGCGGTCGGCGAGGCGGAGGCGGCGCGCGGCGGCGTATCCCGCCGGACCCTTGTGCGAGACGATGGCGAGGCCGAGGACGGCGCCGAGTTCGGGCATCGCGGCGTAGACGGCGCCGATGATGAGTCCGGCGGAGAGCGCGTGTGCGGTGATCTGTGCGGTGGTGCGGTCCATCGGGAGGTCGAGGTGGGAGAGCCGGTGGCCGATGGTGTGCGCGCCGAAGCCGGTGAGGACGCCGGCGGCGAGCCCGAAGCCGGCGAGTTTCGGCTGGTAGCCGACGGCTTGCGGAACGAGGAAGACGGCGGCGCTGGTGACCATCGCCCCGCTGGCGAGCCCGTAGCCCCAGACGAGACCGCGCGCGGCGTCGGCGTCGGCGCGGACGCCGAAGAGGGTCCCGAACGCCATGGCGGCGAAGGCGACCCAGCCGATACCGACGACTTTGCCGGCGCGCCCGACGGTGAGCGCGTACGCGGAGAGCGCGACGAGGAGGGCGACGGCGGCGAGGCCGATGACCGTCTCGCCGCGTCGTTCGTAAACGAAGGATGGTTCTTGTCCCACTGTTAGTAAAACATATAGTGCAGTTATTAACGCTGTCGGTGTCCGCGACACCGGCCGGCACACGGAAGGGCGCAGGCGGTGAAGAACCGGTATGCGCGTCATCTCGATGGACTGGCGGGACGTCTGCGTCGCCTCTTACGCCGTCGACCCGGCCGTCGTCGCGGAGACGCTCCCCGAGGGCGTGACGGTCGACACCTACGAGGGTGACGCCTACCTCTCCGTGGTCCCCTTCGTCATGGGCGACGTTCGTCCCTACGGGTTCCCGCGACGCGTGGGCCCGACGTTCGGCGAGTTGAACCTCCGCACGTACGTCACCGGGGACGGCGGGCCCGGCATCTACTTCTACAAC carries:
- a CDS encoding ZIP family metal transporter translates to MGQEPSFVYERRGETVIGLAAVALLVALSAYALTVGRAGKVVGIGWVAFAAMAFGTLFGVRADADAARGLVWGYGLASGAMVTSAAVFLVPQAVGYQPKLAGFGLAAGVLTGFGAHTIGHRLSHLDLPMDRTTAQITAHALSAGLIIGAVYAAMPELGAVLGLAIVSHKGPAGYAAARRLRLADRSVLPLLLPAAGVGIAAVAVGLLRIPADPAVDAVVFGFAAGVFLHVAMDFLPDCEVGGEIHDVVTRHADGHDHGLLDRLRTQAVASTAVGALAVFAASVALGVV
- a CDS encoding LeuA family protein, whose protein sequence is MRVRGNGFFQGTLAHNNDEIDDARIFDTTLRDGEQTPRTSFDYDDKREIAALLDQMGVHVIEAGFPANSEAEFEAVQDIAADTSATTCGLARVVESDIDAALDAGVDLVHVFASTSDVQIEDSMHATREEVVERSVAAVEQVTDAGVEVMYSPMDATRTDPEYLQEILEAVDEVGVNWVNIPDTVGVATPSRFADLVRFVREHTDARVDVHAHDDFGMATANAVEGFVAGAHQAQVSVNGIGERAGNAALEEVVMAVESLFGVDTGIDTTYIAELSRIVSEKADVPVPANKPVVGDNAFSHESGIHAAGVIENAETFEPGVMTPEMIGAERSIVLGKHTGTNAVRQHLEEAGYEPTDDEVVAVTKRVKEHASQKRRVTTDDLHEFAEDVGIERASTEVRA